The proteins below are encoded in one region of Bosea sp. BIWAKO-01:
- a CDS encoding hydantoinase/oxoprolinase family protein has protein sequence MEQDIRIAVDIGGTFTDIEILDAGTGAIHQIKTPSTPKDPSVGLLTGIRQASDRFGFPLAAVQYLLHGTTIATNAVLERKLPLGAVVTTAGFEDVMQIGRHGRKDVYAITLEQPEPLVARRFCFGVEERVGADGRVIAPLQEEGVRRIASELAEAGVRSVAVCLLHAYANPTHERRVGEILSHMLPGVAISLASDISPEIREYERMSTTALNALLVPIVQSYTDRLAGRLAEEVPQTQVYLVQSNGGVSGLAKAGREPARLLLSGPSGGAAAARRLSAELGEPNLVAVDMGGTSFDVSVVHDGVVSMVNEGEVDGLPVRLPMIEMRTIGAGGGSIAWVDDGNRLRIGPHSAGADPGPACYGKGGTALTVTDANLLLGRLDGKSFMGGAMPLDREAARRAAETVAAPLGLSVDRTAAGVIDVANSALAMAIRLSLFEKGLDPEDFAMLSFGGAGGVHACEVAEELGIRRVIFPAHASTLSAWGILWSDIAHDLSATQIGLFDDLAPGLGATASRLVTEAEALLAEDGVAPAARRFEWAVDLRYAGQAFDLRVPLDEADFSAAGVARASAAFHALHKQRFSYDEPEVPVEIVALRLKAVGALAKPVPARQAAGSAKPAVQSRPVHGRGAAVDTPVWERDAIGTTDPVSGPAVVEEPYTSIYLPAGWSIVTHSAGALIADRITAQ, from the coding sequence ATGGAACAGGATATCCGCATCGCCGTCGACATCGGCGGCACCTTCACCGATATCGAGATCCTCGACGCCGGTACCGGCGCGATCCACCAGATCAAGACGCCGAGTACGCCGAAGGATCCGTCCGTCGGCCTCCTCACCGGCATCCGCCAAGCGTCGGATCGCTTCGGTTTCCCGCTGGCGGCAGTGCAATACCTGCTGCACGGTACCACGATCGCGACGAACGCCGTGCTGGAACGCAAGCTGCCGCTCGGGGCAGTGGTCACCACGGCTGGTTTCGAAGACGTGATGCAGATCGGCCGGCACGGCCGCAAGGACGTCTACGCGATCACCTTGGAGCAGCCGGAGCCGCTGGTTGCCCGCCGCTTCTGCTTCGGTGTCGAGGAGCGTGTCGGTGCGGATGGGCGGGTGATCGCGCCGCTCCAGGAGGAGGGGGTTCGCCGGATCGCGTCCGAACTCGCCGAGGCCGGCGTCAGGTCGGTCGCGGTCTGCCTGCTGCACGCCTATGCCAACCCTACCCATGAGCGGCGTGTTGGCGAGATCCTGTCCCACATGCTGCCGGGCGTCGCCATCTCGCTCGCCAGCGATATCTCGCCCGAGATCCGTGAATATGAGCGCATGTCGACCACGGCGCTGAACGCGCTGCTGGTGCCGATCGTCCAGAGCTATACCGACCGTCTCGCCGGGCGCCTCGCCGAGGAGGTGCCGCAGACGCAGGTCTATCTCGTCCAGTCCAATGGCGGCGTCTCCGGCCTCGCCAAGGCCGGGCGTGAGCCCGCCCGCCTGCTGCTCTCCGGCCCCAGCGGTGGTGCCGCAGCGGCCAGGCGCCTGTCGGCAGAACTCGGCGAGCCCAATCTCGTCGCGGTCGACATGGGTGGGACCTCCTTCGACGTCTCCGTGGTCCATGACGGCGTGGTCTCGATGGTCAATGAAGGGGAGGTCGATGGCCTGCCCGTACGGCTTCCGATGATCGAGATGCGCACCATCGGCGCGGGTGGCGGCTCGATCGCCTGGGTCGATGACGGCAATCGCCTGCGCATCGGCCCTCACAGCGCCGGCGCCGACCCCGGCCCGGCCTGCTACGGCAAGGGCGGCACTGCGCTGACCGTGACCGACGCCAATCTTCTGCTCGGCCGGCTCGACGGCAAGAGCTTCATGGGCGGGGCGATGCCGCTCGACCGCGAGGCCGCCCGTCGCGCTGCCGAGACCGTCGCAGCGCCGCTCGGGCTCTCCGTCGACAGGACCGCGGCCGGCGTCATCGACGTCGCGAATTCCGCGCTGGCCATGGCGATCCGGCTCTCGCTCTTCGAGAAGGGGCTCGACCCCGAGGATTTCGCCATGCTGTCCTTCGGCGGTGCCGGTGGTGTCCACGCCTGCGAGGTGGCAGAGGAACTCGGCATCCGCCGCGTCATCTTTCCGGCCCATGCCTCGACGCTCTCGGCCTGGGGCATCCTCTGGTCCGATATCGCCCATGACCTCAGCGCCACGCAGATCGGCCTGTTCGACGATCTCGCGCCTGGCTTGGGAGCGACCGCCTCCCGCCTGGTCACGGAGGCGGAAGCCCTGCTCGCCGAGGACGGTGTCGCGCCCGCCGCGCGCCGTTTCGAATGGGCCGTCGACCTGCGTTATGCCGGGCAGGCCTTCGACCTGCGCGTACCACTGGACGAGGCCGATTTCTCGGCAGCAGGCGTCGCCAGGGCGAGCGCTGCCTTCCACGCCCTGCACAAGCAGCGCTTCTCCTATGACGAGCCGGAAGTGCCGGTCGAGATCGTCGCGCTACGGCTGAAAGCCGTCGGCGCGCTGGCCAAGCCCGTGCCGGCGCGCCAGGCCGCCGGCTCCGCGAAACCGGCCGTACAATCGCGCCCGGTCCATGGCCGGGGAGCGGCGGTCGACACCCCGGTCTGGGAGCGCGATGCGATCGGCACCACCGATCCCGTCAGCGGCCCGGCCGTCGTCGAAGAGCCCTACACCTCGATCTACCTGCCGGCCGGCTGGAGCATCGTCACCCATTCCGCCGGCGCCCTGATCGCCGACCGCATCACCGCGCAGTGA
- a CDS encoding ABC transporter permease translates to MDERPISPALKILAGAMFIFLLAPLIVVVPISFSGDSYMMFPPSSWSTKWYPAIFADGKMVSAFWTSLALAFVVTVLSLLIGLPAAYALVRLKPRGAEFLSSLFTAPLLLPTIVLGLAILIVFSGYGLLATFQGLVAAHLVVTLPYAIRVLSTALATLPIPVEEAAATLGASPLTVFRRVTLPMMRSGIVGTTALCFLVSFDEVVLSLFMTGPRISTLPVAMYHRVEQQADPLVAALSVLLVVLTLVVVLVVDRTSGLAKTFVK, encoded by the coding sequence ATGGACGAACGCCCGATTTCTCCCGCCCTGAAGATCCTCGCCGGTGCGATGTTCATCTTCCTGCTGGCGCCGCTGATCGTCGTCGTGCCGATCTCGTTCTCCGGCGACAGCTACATGATGTTCCCGCCTTCGAGCTGGAGCACCAAATGGTACCCGGCGATCTTCGCGGACGGGAAGATGGTCTCCGCCTTCTGGACGAGCCTGGCACTTGCCTTCGTGGTGACCGTGCTCAGCCTTCTGATCGGCCTCCCGGCGGCCTATGCGCTGGTCAGGCTCAAGCCACGCGGAGCGGAATTCCTGTCGAGCCTGTTCACCGCGCCGCTGCTGCTGCCGACGATCGTACTCGGCCTCGCGATCCTGATCGTGTTTTCCGGATATGGCCTGCTCGCGACCTTCCAGGGCCTCGTCGCAGCGCATCTCGTCGTGACCTTGCCCTATGCCATCCGTGTGCTCTCGACCGCTCTCGCCACCCTGCCGATCCCGGTCGAGGAAGCGGCTGCCACGCTCGGCGCCTCGCCACTGACGGTGTTTCGCCGCGTCACCCTGCCGATGATGCGCTCGGGCATTGTCGGCACCACGGCGCTCTGCTTCCTCGTCTCCTTCGACGAGGTCGTGCTCTCGCTCTTCATGACCGGCCCCCGCATCTCGACGCTGCCGGTTGCGATGTATCACCGCGTCGAACAGCAGGCCGATCCGCTGGTCGCGGCCTTGTCCGTACTGCTCGTCGTGCTCACGCTCGTCGTCGTTCTCGTTGTCGACCGGACCTCCGGCCTCGCCAAGACCTTCGTCAAATGA
- a CDS encoding ABC transporter permease, which yields MSAVAPAAAMAAPMPAAERSSGLPLVVLLLLPIALVNAFGFLAPVFNLLRMSFYESQATGAMVEVYTLATWFSVLRDSFYAELILNSILVSLGITLMTLVCSYPIALYLHRSSGTWRTILLVLVISPLLTSAVVRTYGWVAILSENGLVNNALGAIGIAPLKLMFNKTGVVIGLTEILMPYMILALLAGFGRLDPRVEEAASTLGAPPWKVFRHIVVPLTLPGIALGSLLCFVLAVSSFITPKLLGGGRVFLLATEIYDQAIVTLNWPLAATLSILVLVIFGGALVLYTRALRAIM from the coding sequence ATGAGCGCCGTCGCGCCCGCCGCAGCGATGGCGGCCCCGATGCCGGCCGCGGAACGGAGCAGCGGCCTGCCGCTGGTCGTTCTTCTGCTCCTGCCGATCGCGCTCGTGAACGCATTCGGCTTCCTCGCGCCCGTCTTCAACCTCCTGCGCATGTCCTTCTACGAGTCGCAGGCGACGGGCGCGATGGTCGAGGTCTATACGCTCGCAACCTGGTTTTCGGTGCTGCGTGACAGCTTCTACGCCGAGCTCATTCTCAACAGCATCCTGGTCAGCCTCGGCATCACGCTGATGACGCTGGTCTGCTCCTATCCGATCGCGCTCTATCTCCATCGCTCCAGCGGCACATGGCGCACGATCCTGCTCGTGCTGGTGATCTCGCCGCTGCTGACCTCGGCGGTGGTGCGGACCTATGGCTGGGTCGCGATCCTCTCGGAGAACGGGCTCGTCAACAATGCGCTCGGTGCCATCGGCATCGCGCCGCTCAAATTGATGTTCAACAAGACCGGCGTGGTGATCGGGCTGACCGAGATCCTGATGCCCTACATGATCCTGGCGCTGCTGGCCGGCTTCGGCCGGCTCGATCCGCGTGTCGAGGAGGCCGCCTCAACGCTCGGTGCGCCACCCTGGAAGGTGTTTCGCCATATCGTCGTGCCGCTGACACTGCCCGGCATCGCGCTCGGCTCGCTGCTCTGCTTCGTGCTGGCCGTCTCGTCCTTCATCACACCGAAGCTGCTTGGTGGCGGCCGCGTCTTCCTGCTTGCGACCGAAATCTACGACCAGGCCATCGTGACGCTGAACTGGCCGCTCGCCGCGACGCTCTCGATCCTGGTGCTCGTCATCTTCGGCGGTGCGCTGGTGCTCTATACCCGCGCCCTGCGCGCCATCATGTGA
- a CDS encoding ABC transporter ATP-binding protein: MTSRTDAPEGFLSIRSLTKRYGDFVAVDNLDLEVPKGELVAFLGPSGCGKTTSLRMIAGLVPATSGRIVVGGSDLTEVATHRRDMGLVFQSYALFPHMSVARNVAFGLEMRKVDKGEIAKRVKEAIALVHLTGKEEHRPAQLSGGQQQRVALARALVIRPSILLLDEPLSNLDAKLRDEMRNEIRDIQKRLGITAIFVTHDQVEALTMCDKVVVMNQGRLEQLGTPVELYETPKTAFVASFVGRSNRLTAVARNGAAEFAGQRIAAPAGLEGPVQVMIRPHRLGLSPASPAAADPARQHVSGTVARAIFAGDILQYDVDVGGQIVSVELATRGGESVIEPGRPVTLSWRPQDIFVYGAAA; the protein is encoded by the coding sequence ATGACCAGCCGAACCGATGCACCAGAGGGCTTCCTTTCGATCCGGAGCCTGACCAAGCGCTATGGCGACTTCGTCGCGGTCGACAATCTCGATCTCGAGGTGCCGAAGGGCGAGCTCGTCGCCTTCCTCGGCCCCTCGGGCTGCGGCAAGACGACTTCGCTGAGAATGATCGCGGGCCTCGTGCCCGCGACCTCCGGGCGGATCGTCGTCGGCGGCAGCGACCTGACCGAGGTCGCGACGCATCGCCGCGACATGGGCCTGGTTTTCCAGAGCTACGCGCTGTTCCCGCATATGAGCGTGGCGCGAAACGTCGCCTTCGGCCTCGAGATGCGCAAGGTCGACAAGGGCGAGATCGCCAAGCGGGTGAAGGAGGCGATCGCACTCGTCCATCTCACCGGCAAGGAGGAGCACAGGCCGGCCCAACTCTCCGGCGGCCAGCAACAGCGCGTGGCGCTGGCGCGTGCACTCGTCATCCGTCCCTCGATCCTCCTCCTCGACGAGCCGCTCTCCAATCTCGATGCCAAGCTCCGCGACGAGATGCGCAACGAGATCCGCGACATCCAGAAACGCCTCGGCATCACCGCGATCTTCGTGACGCATGACCAGGTCGAGGCACTGACCATGTGCGACAAGGTCGTGGTGATGAACCAGGGCCGGCTCGAACAACTCGGCACCCCGGTCGAACTCTATGAGACGCCGAAGACGGCCTTCGTCGCGAGCTTCGTCGGCCGCAGCAATCGCCTGACGGCGGTCGCCCGCAATGGCGCGGCCGAGTTCGCCGGCCAGCGCATCGCCGCTCCCGCCGGCCTCGAAGGACCGGTGCAGGTGATGATCCGTCCGCATCGCCTCGGGCTTTCGCCGGCCTCTCCTGCAGCCGCGGATCCCGCGCGCCAGCACGTCTCGGGCACCGTCGCCCGCGCGATCTTTGCCGGCGACATCCTGCAATATGACGTCGATGTCGGCGGCCAGATCGTCTCTGTCGAGCTCGCGACCCGCGGCGGCGAGAGCGTGATCGAGCCGGGCCGCCCGGTGACCCTGTCCTGGCGGCCGCAGGACATCTTCGTCTACGGAGCGGCAGCATGA
- a CDS encoding ABC transporter substrate-binding protein, which produces MAQQTVTVMAYSGLFQERYTKAVVEPFMKANPGIKVEYFPMPNSAQMLGNLRAQKAAPQADVVIMDVSVSKAATDEKLLTKIDEKNTPNVADLYPSARIADVDGVAVTFDNLVLLYNTDTVKETPKSWMDLADKKFAGKVAIPGMPDIQGLSLVLITDKARGGTDYLKNVDKGIAALGEIAPNVQTWEPKPEVYVTIISGQATVGAGWNARAQVNIDTSNGKLGATLPKEGSVFQINTINQVAGGPGKDAGAKFINYALSPEAQKAFTEAMFYAPTNAKAQISDAAIARTAVKSMDKVIPVDWIALAKVREPIMDQWRRKVIPLSR; this is translated from the coding sequence ATGGCCCAGCAGACCGTGACGGTGATGGCCTATTCCGGTCTCTTCCAGGAGCGCTACACCAAGGCGGTGGTCGAGCCCTTCATGAAGGCCAATCCCGGCATCAAGGTCGAATATTTCCCGATGCCGAACTCGGCCCAGATGCTGGGCAACCTGCGCGCCCAGAAGGCCGCGCCGCAGGCCGATGTCGTGATCATGGACGTCTCGGTCTCGAAGGCTGCAACCGACGAGAAGCTGCTGACCAAGATCGACGAGAAGAACACCCCGAACGTCGCCGATCTCTACCCCAGCGCGCGCATTGCCGATGTCGACGGCGTCGCCGTGACCTTCGACAACCTCGTGCTGCTCTACAACACCGATACGGTGAAGGAGACGCCGAAATCCTGGATGGACCTCGCCGACAAGAAGTTCGCCGGCAAGGTCGCGATCCCCGGCATGCCTGACATCCAGGGCCTCTCGCTCGTTCTGATCACCGACAAGGCGCGCGGTGGCACCGACTACCTCAAGAATGTCGACAAGGGTATCGCCGCGCTCGGCGAGATTGCGCCCAACGTGCAGACCTGGGAGCCGAAGCCCGAGGTCTATGTCACGATCATCTCCGGCCAGGCGACGGTCGGCGCCGGTTGGAACGCCCGTGCGCAGGTGAACATCGACACCTCGAACGGCAAGCTCGGTGCGACCCTGCCGAAGGAAGGCAGCGTCTTCCAGATCAACACCATCAACCAGGTCGCCGGTGGCCCCGGCAAGGATGCCGGCGCGAAGTTCATCAACTACGCGCTCAGCCCCGAGGCGCAGAAGGCTTTCACGGAAGCGATGTTCTATGCGCCCACCAATGCCAAGGCGCAGATCTCGGACGCCGCGATCGCGCGGACCGCGGTGAAGTCGATGGACAAGGTCATTCCGGTGGACTGGATCGCGCTCGCCAAGGTCCGCGAGCCGATCATGGACCAGTGGCGCCGCAAGGTGATCCCGCTGAGCCGCTGA
- a CDS encoding RraA family protein, with translation MFIVNPMPAQIPASLVALLEQCEVATIGHVLHSGFVDREIRAVLPTKRIAGTAVTIRIPHADSTALHYLTKLVRPGDVVVIDRCGDTKHACWGGVVTHAMKNAGVAAGVIDGPATDFSEIVKTDMPMWCRGPSPITTKILGTEGAINVPVSVGGQTIEPGDAVLCDESGIVVLKAATAEAYARRAIEMQEQELVLLERLRNGEKLPDISGATAMVEGKLARA, from the coding sequence ATGTTCATCGTCAATCCCATGCCGGCGCAGATTCCGGCCAGCCTCGTTGCCTTGCTTGAGCAATGCGAAGTCGCGACTATCGGCCATGTCCTGCATTCAGGCTTCGTCGACCGCGAGATCCGCGCGGTGCTGCCGACCAAGCGCATCGCCGGAACGGCGGTCACCATCCGCATCCCGCACGCGGATTCGACCGCGTTGCACTACCTCACCAAGCTCGTCCGCCCGGGTGACGTGGTCGTGATCGACCGCTGCGGCGATACCAAGCATGCCTGCTGGGGCGGCGTCGTCACCCACGCCATGAAGAATGCCGGAGTGGCGGCCGGCGTCATCGACGGGCCGGCGACCGATTTCTCCGAGATCGTCAAGACCGACATGCCGATGTGGTGCCGCGGCCCATCGCCGATCACGACCAAGATCCTCGGCACCGAGGGCGCGATCAACGTCCCGGTCAGCGTCGGCGGCCAGACGATCGAGCCCGGCGATGCCGTGCTCTGCGACGAGAGCGGCATTGTCGTCCTCAAGGCCGCGACGGCTGAGGCCTATGCCCGTCGCGCCATCGAAATGCAGGAGCAGGAACTCGTGCTGCTCGAGCGCCTGCGCAACGGCGAGAAGCTGCCCGATATCTCGGGCGCCACCGCCATGGTCGAGGGCAAGCTCGCCAGGGCCTGA
- a CDS encoding carbon-nitrogen hydrolase family protein: MKVSLIQMNSQDDKSANLKTARAMIEKVVAEDNPDLIVLPEYYAFLDGSPAAMRESAETFPNGESYRLMSGLAEKHGVTIHAGSVCERDGDDYFNATLVFGPDGKQIAHYRKIHLFDVDAPGGSSYRESNMVSRGKEVVTYKVGDATVGCAICYDIRFPELFRKLRDAGSDLIVLPAAFTLMTGKDHWELLARARAAETQTWFLATGQTGTHAQGKNACYGHSMVINPWGHIAAQASDGVGTTSARLDFDYTAKVRAAVPVANHHVIG, from the coding sequence TTGAAAGTCTCGCTCATCCAGATGAACTCGCAGGACGACAAGTCCGCGAACCTCAAGACCGCCCGGGCCATGATCGAGAAGGTCGTCGCCGAGGATAATCCCGATCTCATCGTGCTGCCGGAATACTACGCCTTCCTGGACGGCAGTCCGGCGGCGATGCGCGAGAGCGCCGAGACCTTTCCGAACGGCGAGAGCTATCGCCTGATGTCGGGCCTCGCCGAGAAGCACGGCGTCACCATCCATGCCGGCAGCGTCTGCGAGCGCGACGGCGACGACTATTTCAATGCGACCCTCGTCTTCGGTCCCGATGGCAAGCAGATCGCGCATTACCGCAAGATCCACCTGTTCGATGTCGATGCTCCCGGCGGCTCGAGCTACCGTGAGTCCAACATGGTCTCGCGTGGCAAGGAGGTCGTGACCTACAAGGTCGGGGACGCCACGGTCGGCTGCGCCATCTGCTACGACATCCGGTTCCCGGAGCTCTTCCGCAAGCTGCGCGACGCCGGTTCCGATCTGATCGTCCTGCCCGCCGCCTTCACCCTGATGACCGGCAAGGACCATTGGGAGCTGCTGGCCCGCGCCCGTGCGGCCGAGACGCAGACCTGGTTCCTGGCGACCGGACAGACCGGCACCCATGCGCAGGGCAAGAACGCCTGCTACGGGCATTCGATGGTGATTAACCCCTGGGGCCATATCGCCGCCCAGGCTTCGGATGGTGTCGGCACCACGAGCGCCAGGCTCGATTTCGACTACACCGCCAAGGTCCGCGCCGCGGTCCCGGTCGCCAATCATCACGTCATCGGCTGA
- a CDS encoding LysR family transcriptional regulator, whose product MNLKFLETFVWVARLRSFSVAADKLCTTQASVSNRIATLERDLGVRLFERDLRNVSLTPHGQRALAQAEAIVRMVNDFQRTIGDASNERGTVLIGAIDSVVYAWLPRLIERVKEAYPNVTIDLNVDTSLNLARQIQDGQIDLGLVMGPVVAPHIRNIELCTFECLWIASPKLTLKPGRLAIADLVDYPIFAYSKGSQPHQAVLRVIETAGVDPSAIRIFNSNSLATITRLIRDGVGIAVLPRVVVQEFLETGDLRVLDVDARLPPLNFHAVFADDPGNTLPALIADMAVEIAASN is encoded by the coding sequence GTGAATCTGAAATTCCTGGAAACCTTCGTCTGGGTCGCAAGGCTGCGCAGCTTTTCCGTCGCTGCGGACAAGCTCTGCACCACGCAGGCGTCGGTCTCCAATCGCATCGCGACCCTGGAGCGCGATCTCGGCGTCCGCCTGTTCGAGCGCGACCTGCGCAATGTCAGCCTGACACCGCACGGCCAGCGCGCCCTGGCGCAGGCGGAAGCGATCGTGCGCATGGTCAATGACTTCCAGCGCACGATCGGCGACGCCAGCAATGAGCGCGGGACGGTGCTGATCGGCGCGATCGATTCCGTCGTCTATGCTTGGCTGCCGCGGCTGATCGAGCGCGTGAAGGAAGCCTATCCGAACGTCACGATCGACCTGAACGTCGACACCAGCCTGAACCTGGCGCGCCAGATCCAGGACGGTCAGATCGATCTCGGCCTGGTCATGGGGCCGGTCGTGGCTCCCCATATCCGCAATATCGAGCTCTGCACCTTCGAATGCCTCTGGATCGCCTCGCCGAAGCTGACTCTCAAGCCTGGCAGGCTCGCGATCGCCGATCTCGTCGACTATCCGATCTTTGCCTATTCAAAGGGCTCCCAGCCGCATCAGGCCGTGCTGCGGGTGATCGAAACGGCGGGAGTTGACCCCAGCGCGATCCGCATTTTCAACTCCAACTCGCTCGCCACCATCACGCGTCTGATCCGCGACGGCGTCGGCATCGCCGTGCTGCCGCGCGTCGTCGTGCAGGAGTTCCTCGAGACGGGCGATCTGCGTGTTCTCGATGTCGATGCGCGCTTGCCGCCGCTGAATTTTCACGCGGTTTTCGCCGATGATCCTGGCAACACGCTGCCAGCCCTGATCGCGGACATGGCCGTGGAGATTGCGGCCTCCAACTGA
- a CDS encoding M81 family metallopeptidase: protein MSFTVLTAEFSHESNTFSRKPADYAAFASRNIQLGDEAVAARSEANTPIAGFLDIGRPNGWTVIHTISASAQPCGPVTRDAYERIASVIIEAAKQNKDRLDGILLGLHGAMVTEFNQDGEGELLERLRAVVGPDLPIGITLDPHANVTPKMAALANIIVAYKTYPHVDVRDCARQAAGILQRAMTGEIRPVTIRAHRPMLEEINGGRTDIGPMVERIARARAYEQKPDVFAVSVNGAFGNADIEEVGPTVLVTGQGDLSAHRAFAEELVHDMWTRRFESVNTYLTVEEAARQANAFDAKDGPLVIADYADNPGGGGYGDSTELLRAMIAADVQDACFGPIIDPEAAEELHRHTVGDRVSIRLGGKTDPRVGGAPLAIEGTLLLLSNGDYVGDGPMLGGLKGSWGTTAVLRVGGIDILVATFPAQMLDLQQFRAFGIDPVAKRVVGLKSMQHFRAAFEPIAGKVVVCDSGALCTPDLTKLPYKHVRRPIFPLDRDMQLAG, encoded by the coding sequence ATGTCCTTCACTGTCCTGACCGCCGAATTCTCGCATGAGAGCAATACGTTCAGCCGCAAGCCAGCCGATTACGCCGCCTTCGCGTCCCGCAATATCCAGCTTGGCGACGAGGCCGTTGCGGCCCGTAGCGAGGCGAACACGCCGATCGCCGGCTTCCTCGATATCGGTCGCCCCAATGGCTGGACGGTGATCCACACGATCAGCGCCTCGGCGCAGCCCTGCGGGCCGGTGACCCGCGATGCCTATGAGCGGATCGCCAGCGTCATCATCGAAGCCGCGAAGCAGAACAAGGACCGGCTGGACGGCATCCTGCTCGGCCTGCACGGCGCCATGGTCACCGAGTTCAACCAGGATGGCGAGGGCGAACTGCTGGAGCGTCTGCGCGCCGTGGTCGGGCCGGACCTGCCGATCGGCATCACGCTCGATCCGCATGCGAATGTCACCCCCAAGATGGCCGCGCTCGCCAACATCATCGTCGCTTACAAGACCTATCCGCATGTCGATGTCCGCGACTGCGCCAGGCAGGCCGCCGGTATTCTGCAGCGCGCCATGACCGGCGAAATCAGGCCGGTCACCATTCGCGCCCATCGCCCGATGCTCGAAGAGATCAATGGCGGGCGCACCGATATCGGGCCGATGGTCGAGCGTATCGCGCGGGCACGTGCCTATGAGCAGAAGCCCGATGTCTTCGCCGTCAGCGTCAACGGCGCCTTCGGCAATGCCGATATTGAGGAGGTTGGCCCGACCGTCCTGGTGACGGGGCAGGGGGATCTGTCCGCCCACCGCGCCTTCGCCGAGGAGCTTGTCCATGACATGTGGACGCGGCGCTTCGAGAGCGTGAACACCTATCTCACGGTCGAGGAGGCGGCCCGGCAGGCCAATGCCTTCGACGCCAAGGACGGCCCGCTGGTCATTGCCGATTACGCCGATAATCCGGGCGGCGGCGGCTATGGCGACTCGACTGAATTGCTGCGCGCCATGATCGCAGCCGACGTCCAGGATGCCTGCTTCGGCCCGATCATCGATCCGGAAGCCGCCGAGGAGCTGCATCGCCACACAGTCGGTGACCGCGTCTCGATCCGGCTCGGCGGCAAGACCGATCCGCGCGTCGGGGGCGCACCGCTAGCAATCGAAGGCACGCTTCTTCTGTTGAGCAATGGCGACTACGTCGGTGATGGGCCGATGCTCGGCGGGTTGAAGGGAAGCTGGGGCACGACTGCCGTGCTCCGTGTCGGAGGCATCGACATCCTCGTCGCCACCTTCCCGGCCCAGATGCTCGACCTGCAGCAGTTCCGCGCCTTCGGCATCGACCCGGTTGCGAAACGGGTGGTCGGGCTGAAATCCATGCAGCATTTCCGTGCCGCCTTCGAGCCCATCGCCGGCAAGGTCGTGGTCTGCGACAGCGGCGCGCTCTGCACCCCCGACCTCACCAAGCTGCCCTACAAGCATGTCCGCCGGCCGATCTTCCCGCTCGACCGCGACATGCAGCTCGCCGGCTGA
- a CDS encoding ABC transporter permease, translated as MSRSSLPARIARSPRGALSALFLLGLVLCALLAYWIAPYDYASQNLSLANSPPSAAHWLGTDEFGRDLLSRIIQGARTSLSVSVLSISLSVAVGASLGAAAGYFGGVFDRIVTVIVDLTWSFPEILLALILIAILGPGLHSTAIAIGIAYLAQFTRLTRAQVMTLKNEVFIEASINIGASPARILFCHLLPNAITPVIVAGMLATGDAIVLEATLGFFGLGAQPPLPSWGAMMSSGTAQIFIAPWIIIFPGLVIAATVIAINLFGDALIEALDIRRPLRDG; from the coding sequence ATGAGCCGATCTTCGCTGCCTGCGCGGATCGCGCGTTCGCCACGGGGAGCGCTCAGCGCGCTCTTCCTCCTCGGGCTCGTGCTCTGCGCGCTGCTCGCCTACTGGATCGCCCCCTATGACTATGCGAGTCAGAATCTGAGCCTCGCCAATTCGCCGCCCTCGGCAGCCCACTGGCTCGGCACCGACGAGTTCGGACGCGACCTGCTCTCGCGCATCATCCAGGGCGCGCGCACCTCGCTCAGCGTCAGCGTGCTGTCGATCTCGCTCTCGGTCGCCGTCGGCGCATCGCTCGGCGCAGCCGCCGGTTATTTCGGCGGCGTCTTCGACCGGATCGTCACCGTCATCGTCGATCTGACCTGGTCATTCCCGGAAATCCTGCTGGCGCTGATCCTGATCGCCATTCTCGGTCCGGGTCTGCACAGCACGGCCATCGCGATCGGCATCGCCTATCTCGCCCAGTTCACGCGCCTGACGCGGGCGCAGGTGATGACCCTGAAGAACGAAGTCTTCATCGAGGCATCGATCAATATCGGCGCCAGCCCGGCGCGCATCCTGTTCTGTCATCTGTTGCCGAATGCGATCACTCCGGTGATCGTCGCGGGCATGCTGGCGACGGGCGATGCCATCGTTCTCGAGGCTACTCTCGGCTTTTTCGGCTTGGGCGCTCAGCCGCCCCTGCCGAGTTGGGGGGCGATGATGAGCTCCGGTACGGCGCAGATCTTCATCGCGCCCTGGATCATCATATTTCCCGGCCTCGTCATCGCGGCGACGGTCATCGCCATCAATCTGTTCGGCGATGCCCTGATCGAGGCGCTCGATATCCGCCGGCCGCTCCGGGACGGCTGA